One segment of Methanolinea mesophila DNA contains the following:
- a CDS encoding DUF4336 domain-containing protein, with product MQELRVCPGEHFGPPQLPGLHASTGILRTVVRELLSVFIQDFIFSPTDAVLPGNEKSPLLTLNEYIKVPATVRGIAKMSGFESFAEDVWIIDGPPVRDSGVTFTTRMTVVKLSDGSLWVDSPVSLPFDMLERITGLGAVRYLIAATPRHVWRLDEWHTLFPGAELWVPRPTPFTLKKGSFPVTGILGDIPGSGWSDDIDQCAFRGNPLIEEIFFFHKKSHTVILDDLIQVHPLVKGSPFRNALIRMAGVAEPHGGVPLDIRLSFINRNAARKSLEKLLSWDFDRLIIAHGDCIGQDAKQFVEKAFHWLNR from the coding sequence ATGCAGGAATTGCGGGTTTGTCCTGGAGAGCACTTCGGCCCCCCTCAACTGCCCGGTCTGCACGCATCCACGGGCATACTTCGAACTGTGGTGCGAGAATTACTGAGCGTTTTCATTCAGGATTTCATTTTTTCTCCGACTGATGCAGTGTTACCCGGGAACGAAAAATCACCGCTTCTTACTCTTAATGAGTATATTAAAGTCCCGGCAACTGTAAGAGGCATTGCAAAAATGTCCGGCTTTGAATCATTTGCAGAGGATGTGTGGATCATTGACGGGCCGCCCGTCCGGGACTCCGGAGTAACTTTTACGACCCGCATGACCGTCGTGAAGCTCTCTGACGGTTCGTTATGGGTGGATTCCCCCGTGTCCTTGCCATTTGATATGCTCGAACGAATCACCGGTCTGGGAGCGGTCCGTTATCTCATTGCAGCAACCCCGAGGCACGTCTGGCGGTTGGACGAATGGCATACCCTGTTTCCCGGGGCGGAGTTGTGGGTTCCACGGCCCACCCCGTTCACCTTGAAAAAAGGGTCCTTTCCCGTGACCGGAATCCTGGGGGACATACCGGGTTCCGGCTGGTCGGATGATATCGATCAGTGTGCGTTCAGGGGCAACCCTCTCATCGAGGAAATCTTCTTCTTTCATAAAAAATCGCACACGGTCATCCTGGATGATCTCATTCAGGTTCATCCCCTGGTGAAGGGCAGCCCCTTTCGCAACGCATTGATCAGAATGGCAGGCGTCGCAGAACCGCACGGCGGCGTCCCGCTCGACATCAGGCTATCCTTTATCAACCGGAATGCAGCCAGGAAATCTCTGGAGAAACTACTTTCCTGGGACTTTGACAGACTGATCATCGCCCACGGCGATTGTATCGGACAGGATGCGAAACAATTCGTGGAAAAGGCGTTTCATTGGCTCAATCGCTGA
- a CDS encoding DUF5518 domain-containing protein: protein MAKGNFWLGALVGFIVMIILNFLPVLGPIIGGFVAGIIARGGWWNGAKAGFVAGIFGAIVLGIIFTVGGMIFLGIFGFLGGLGLLVIFIALALYSALLGLVGGALGGLIAK, encoded by the coding sequence ATGGCGAAAGGTAACTTCTGGCTCGGGGCACTCGTCGGGTTCATCGTTATGATAATCCTGAATTTTCTCCCTGTCCTGGGCCCTATCATCGGGGGTTTCGTTGCCGGGATCATCGCCCGTGGAGGATGGTGGAACGGGGCGAAGGCAGGGTTCGTCGCCGGCATCTTCGGTGCGATCGTGCTCGGTATCATCTTTACCGTGGGCGGGATGATCTTTCTCGGCATCTTTGGTTTCCTGGGGGGGCTTGGGCTATTGGTGATATTTATCGCCCTGGCTCTCTACAGCGCTCTCCTGGGACTGGTCGGCGGGGCACTCGGCGGACTGATCGCGAAGTAA
- the tfrA gene encoding fumarate reductase (CoM/CoB) subunit TfrA has translation MRSDCVRDYHVLIIGSGGAGVRAAIEASNYGETLLVSKTIAGKGGCTPMAEGGYNAVLRKEDSCEIHYEDTLKGGGYLNDRELVRILVDEAPQRMDDLLHWGAVFDVTDCCEVAQRPFGGQRFPRTCYAGDRTGHEMMMTLMDRLASTDAEIEDEVTVIDLLTDEGRVNGAVGLDRKGEMVIFSADSVVLATGGGTRIYDISTNSSSGTGDGFALGYRAGAEVIDMEQVQFHPTGAVYPYDARGRLVTEAVRGEGGVLKNSLGERFMKMYDPERMELSTRDVVARSIATEILEGRGTAHGGVHLDVTHLPRHQIESRLPVMLEQFKKFGVDIRDEPMEVAPTAHHMMGGLRISPRAETTLPGLYACGEVTGGVHGANRLGGNALADTQVFGKRAGESAGKAEIRGRRIDEAQIGAQQARLDGFLTGDTNPFHVTRSLQTAMWEGAGIFRTEQGLAKTAGIINHLGTLRLRAATPENLVQCCTVQNMLLTASLVCRAALLRKESRGAHVRRDVTQAWDVQHSPYKHTYLAKDREGIETGVWE, from the coding sequence ATGCGTTCTGATTGTGTGAGGGATTACCACGTCCTGATTATCGGCAGCGGAGGGGCCGGAGTCCGGGCAGCGATCGAGGCCTCTAACTACGGGGAAACACTCCTGGTCTCTAAAACCATCGCCGGAAAGGGTGGCTGCACCCCCATGGCCGAAGGGGGCTACAATGCGGTGCTCAGGAAAGAAGACTCCTGCGAGATCCACTACGAGGACACGCTCAAGGGGGGAGGCTACTTAAACGACCGGGAACTCGTCCGGATCCTGGTCGACGAGGCCCCGCAGCGAATGGACGACCTTCTCCACTGGGGTGCGGTCTTCGACGTGACCGACTGCTGCGAGGTGGCCCAGCGGCCCTTCGGCGGGCAGCGGTTTCCCCGCACCTGCTACGCAGGGGACAGGACCGGCCACGAGATGATGATGACGCTCATGGACCGCCTGGCCTCGACAGACGCTGAGATCGAGGACGAGGTCACGGTGATCGATCTGCTCACCGATGAGGGCAGGGTGAACGGGGCGGTCGGGCTCGACCGCAAGGGAGAAATGGTCATATTCTCCGCCGACAGCGTAGTGCTCGCCACCGGCGGGGGGACCCGAATTTACGATATCTCCACCAACTCCTCCTCGGGGACCGGCGACGGGTTCGCCCTTGGCTACCGGGCGGGGGCGGAGGTCATCGACATGGAACAGGTCCAGTTCCATCCCACCGGCGCGGTATACCCCTACGATGCGAGAGGCCGGCTGGTCACCGAGGCGGTCCGGGGTGAAGGAGGGGTCCTCAAGAACAGCCTCGGTGAACGGTTCATGAAAATGTACGACCCCGAGCGGATGGAACTCTCCACCCGCGACGTGGTCGCCAGGTCAATCGCGACCGAGATCCTGGAGGGGCGGGGGACTGCCCATGGAGGAGTCCACCTCGACGTGACCCATCTCCCGAGGCACCAGATCGAGAGCAGGCTCCCGGTGATGCTCGAGCAGTTTAAAAAATTCGGGGTGGATATCCGGGATGAACCGATGGAAGTGGCCCCCACCGCCCACCACATGATGGGAGGGCTGAGGATCAGCCCCCGGGCTGAGACTACCCTCCCCGGGCTCTATGCGTGCGGAGAGGTGACCGGGGGGGTACACGGCGCAAACCGGCTGGGGGGGAACGCGCTCGCGGATACCCAGGTATTCGGAAAAAGGGCAGGCGAATCGGCGGGCAAAGCGGAGATCAGGGGCCGCCGTATCGACGAAGCCCAGATCGGGGCCCAGCAGGCCCGGCTAGATGGATTCCTTACCGGGGACACCAATCCCTTCCATGTAACGCGGTCCCTCCAGACCGCAATGTGGGAAGGAGCGGGGATATTCCGGACGGAACAGGGACTGGCAAAGACCGCAGGTATCATCAACCACCTTGGAACGCTCCGGCTCCGGGCCGCGACACCCGAGAACCTTGTCCAGTGCTGCACCGTCCAGAACATGCTGCTCACCGCCTCCCTCGTCTGCCGGGCGGCCCTGCTCCGGAAAGAGTCGAGGGGCGCCCACGTGAGGAGGGACGTGACCCAGGCCTGGGACGTCCAGCATTCCCCGTATAAGCACACATATCTCGCGAAAGACCGGGAAGGGATCGAGACGGGGGTGTGGGAATGA
- the tfrB gene encoding fumarate reductase (CoM/CoB) subunit TfrB, producing the protein MKEISARVFRFDPVHDKEPHFQNYTVQVNDGARVLHVLHAIHDEIDPTLCYRYCCESGQCGSCALRVNGEPALACMEEAKDGMVIEPLNLPITRDLVVDLKPYIRALPRLIPGAEFRMPNMEEVDLLKPLRSCIECMACVSVCPALQVIEFAGPTAMRQDTRLALDPRDGCDRVTEAVNSGLFTCTSCQACWKVCPKEIEMPGKAIEKLRAMANKKGLTLPRHQEVAKMVRETGRSVDRTEPTFLEQVPEVLEPYGELKGTVGFFVGCMYNQRLPKTALNAMEVLRRNGFRIIIPKEQVCCGSPLIRTGQVDFLDTLKRRNIDAYAFRKIDTVVTMCAGCGSTMKHDYQNLPFRVIDINELLTKCGIEPPARLPVKATYHDPCHLLRGQGIRNQPRELITQVVDLVEMPSICCGSGGGVRSGVPEEAAALAENRRREIEKTGAGIVISSCPFCEFHLSGHTDRPVKNVCTVLLEGYQEKDRQKKDAGKPAC; encoded by the coding sequence ATGAAGGAGATCAGCGCCAGGGTTTTCCGTTTCGACCCCGTGCACGACAAGGAGCCGCATTTCCAGAATTACACCGTGCAGGTGAACGACGGGGCAAGGGTGCTCCACGTGCTCCATGCCATCCATGACGAGATCGACCCCACCCTCTGCTACCGTTATTGCTGCGAGTCGGGCCAGTGCGGGAGCTGTGCGCTCCGGGTGAACGGCGAGCCGGCCCTCGCATGCATGGAAGAGGCAAAGGACGGGATGGTCATCGAACCCCTCAACCTCCCCATTACCCGCGACCTCGTGGTGGACTTAAAGCCCTATATCCGGGCTCTTCCCCGCCTTATTCCGGGTGCGGAGTTCCGCATGCCGAATATGGAAGAGGTGGATCTCTTAAAACCGCTCCGGAGCTGCATCGAGTGCATGGCCTGCGTCTCGGTCTGCCCCGCCCTCCAGGTAATAGAGTTCGCAGGGCCCACCGCCATGCGGCAGGACACCCGCCTGGCCCTCGACCCCCGTGACGGATGCGACCGGGTCACCGAGGCGGTGAACTCCGGACTCTTCACCTGTACCTCATGCCAGGCCTGCTGGAAGGTCTGCCCCAAGGAGATCGAGATGCCGGGGAAGGCAATCGAGAAGCTCCGGGCGATGGCCAACAAGAAAGGTCTGACCCTCCCCCGGCACCAGGAGGTGGCGAAGATGGTCAGGGAGACTGGAAGGAGCGTCGACCGGACCGAGCCCACCTTCCTGGAACAAGTCCCCGAGGTCCTCGAGCCGTACGGGGAACTGAAAGGGACCGTGGGATTCTTCGTGGGCTGCATGTACAACCAGCGCCTCCCGAAGACAGCCCTGAACGCGATGGAGGTGCTCCGGAGAAACGGTTTCCGGATTATAATTCCCAAGGAGCAGGTCTGCTGCGGTTCGCCCCTTATCAGGACCGGGCAGGTCGACTTCCTGGACACTCTGAAACGGAGGAACATCGACGCCTACGCGTTCCGGAAGATCGATACTGTGGTGACCATGTGCGCCGGGTGCGGGTCCACAATGAAGCATGACTATCAAAACCTCCCCTTCCGGGTGATAGACATCAACGAACTGCTCACGAAATGCGGGATCGAACCCCCCGCACGCCTCCCGGTGAAGGCGACCTATCACGACCCCTGCCACCTCCTCCGGGGCCAGGGGATCAGGAACCAGCCCAGGGAGCTGATCACCCAGGTAGTGGACCTCGTCGAAATGCCATCAATCTGTTGCGGATCCGGAGGCGGTGTCCGGTCGGGAGTACCGGAAGAGGCCGCCGCACTTGCCGAAAACCGTCGGCGGGAGATCGAGAAGACCGGGGCCGGGATCGTGATCAGTTCCTGCCCGTTCTGCGAGTTCCACCTCAGCGGCCATACCGATCGGCCGGTGAAGAACGTCTGTACTGTGCTCCTGGAAGGCTACCAGGAGAAGGACCGGCAGAAGAAGGACGCCGGGAAACCTGCGTGCTGA
- a CDS encoding DNA methyltransferase, producing MDLRGYLQKFRLSDTGRTGPGTRTDYLEIGGETVPRFTNEFWTPAQRKASSLQEISYRACFKPQLPRFFINLLTRPGDRVYDPFSGRGTTVLEAGLMGRQVVANDINPLSRILTAPRFFIPSYAEVAERLGSLVPPGPCTTGPDLSMFYHPDTLEEILSLRAYLCARRESGKEDRADRWIRMVATNRLTGHSPGFFSVYTLPPNQAASPEGQRKINARRAQSPEYRDTRAIILKKTRSLTKDLTPETVRMLEDIGGSALFLCNDSRCTPDIHDNSVNLTVTSPPFLDVVQYSKDNWLRCWFNGIDPGQIEEGITITRSLGEWSSVMEATFEELYRITAPGGHVAFEVGEVRNRTLRLDEAVVPLGTRAGFSCLGIVVHEQAFTKTSHIWGIGNNSRGTNTNRIVLFSKK from the coding sequence ATGGATCTGCGTGGATACCTGCAAAAGTTCCGCTTATCGGATACGGGGAGAACGGGACCGGGGACCCGGACGGATTACCTGGAGATCGGGGGTGAGACCGTCCCCCGCTTTACCAACGAGTTCTGGACCCCGGCACAGAGAAAGGCCTCCTCACTCCAGGAGATCTCCTACCGGGCGTGTTTTAAACCCCAGCTCCCCCGTTTCTTCATCAATCTGCTCACAAGGCCGGGAGACCGCGTCTATGACCCCTTCTCCGGCAGGGGGACCACGGTCCTCGAGGCCGGGCTCATGGGCCGGCAGGTCGTCGCCAACGATATCAACCCGCTCTCCCGGATCCTGACCGCTCCGAGGTTTTTTATTCCTTCATACGCGGAGGTCGCGGAAAGGCTCGGGTCTCTCGTTCCACCCGGGCCCTGCACGACCGGACCCGACCTTTCCATGTTCTACCACCCCGATACGTTGGAGGAAATCCTCTCGCTCCGGGCTTACCTGTGTGCCAGGAGGGAGAGCGGAAAAGAGGACCGGGCGGACCGGTGGATCCGGATGGTGGCCACCAACCGGCTCACCGGGCATTCCCCCGGTTTCTTCTCGGTCTACACGCTCCCCCCGAACCAGGCCGCGAGCCCCGAAGGCCAGCGGAAGATCAATGCCCGGAGAGCGCAGTCACCCGAATACCGTGATACACGGGCGATCATCCTGAAAAAAACCAGGTCACTGACGAAAGACCTCACCCCGGAGACCGTGAGGATGCTGGAGGACATCGGCGGATCAGCCTTGTTTCTCTGTAACGATTCGAGATGTACCCCTGATATCCATGATAATTCCGTGAATCTCACCGTGACTTCGCCCCCGTTTCTTGATGTGGTCCAGTACAGCAAGGACAACTGGCTGCGGTGCTGGTTCAACGGTATCGATCCCGGGCAGATCGAGGAAGGGATCACGATCACCCGCTCTCTCGGGGAGTGGTCCTCTGTCATGGAGGCGACGTTTGAAGAACTGTACCGGATTACCGCCCCGGGAGGCCATGTGGCATTCGAGGTGGGAGAAGTGCGGAACCGGACACTCCGGCTGGACGAAGCGGTCGTCCCCCTCGGGACCAGGGCAGGATTCTCCTGCCTGGGGATCGTGGTACATGAACAGGCCTTCACTAAGACCTCCCATATCTGGGGGATCGGGAACAATTCCAGGGGAACGAATACCAACAGAATCGTTCTTTTTTCGAAAAAATAG
- a CDS encoding diacylglycerol/polyprenol kinase family protein, whose protein sequence is MDEIMRKTVHIVFGLGITAMIYFLDRDLAITFLALGLFVGAILSDAVHNGHPVPLISYLIKSLERKDVLPGKGALYFALSSLFCLIVFPKQVVVPAVLTLTLLDGFATIVGIRFGKQKIWKNKTSEGLFAGVGVAVIAMLPLIAPLQALVAAIVAGVVELLSPVDDNLLIPVAVCIVLTLMATG, encoded by the coding sequence ATGGACGAGATCATGCGGAAGACGGTGCACATCGTCTTCGGACTGGGCATCACCGCGATGATCTACTTTCTTGACCGGGACCTGGCCATCACATTTCTCGCCCTGGGACTCTTCGTGGGGGCTATTCTCTCGGATGCGGTCCACAACGGGCACCCCGTCCCCCTCATTTCCTACCTGATCAAAAGCCTTGAGAGAAAAGATGTCCTCCCGGGGAAAGGAGCGCTGTATTTTGCCCTGAGTTCCCTCTTCTGCCTGATTGTCTTTCCAAAACAGGTGGTGGTCCCCGCGGTGCTCACCCTCACGCTGCTTGACGGCTTTGCGACCATCGTGGGCATCCGGTTCGGAAAACAGAAGATCTGGAAGAACAAAACCTCAGAAGGACTATTTGCGGGAGTGGGTGTTGCCGTGATCGCCATGCTCCCGCTTATCGCACCCCTGCAGGCACTGGTCGCGGCAATCGTAGCCGGTGTGGTGGAACTCCTCTCCCCGGTGGATGACAACCTGCTGATCCCGGTTGCGGTCTGTATCGTGCTCACCCTGATGGCAACCGGATGA
- a CDS encoding cation-translocating P-type ATPase: MDEDLRGNERISWHSRPIEEVYERLCTGPSGLSEDEAEKRLEQYGPNVLPAKKPPGVLILFLRQFKSPLIYILLIAAVISYLLQDVKDAAFILLVVMLNAAIGLVQEWKAEQSAHKLEKLLHITAQVHRAGHDRRVDATLLVPGDLVSLESGDRVPADLRLTHSAHLSVDESILTGESITVEKSLPVLPGSTPLPQRSNMVFGGTTVTSGRGAGVVTATGMQSEVGAIAEAVATTEAAKPPLIARMERFSLRIGLLVVGASVLMAAISLSRGAPLAEVFFLAVALAVSAIPEGLPVAITVALSIGASRMAERNVIIRRLAAVESLGSCTMIATDKTGTLTVNQQTVTRIILPTGSEFSVTGTGYSGSGSILSPESAPPGEEDLERIKKMARAAAICNEGSLYSEGDRWISSGDAMDVALLAYGYKAGIEPDRVRGDLQILHEIPYEPERRYQAVYFREDGQVRIAVKGAVETLIPYCVSSGGKEWDAPRDTATVEVLHRSLTRQGFRVLAVAEGTLPELPPEPLELEVVRPPLTLLGLAGFIDPLRPDVPDAVKRCRNAGIEVAMITGDHPDTALAIAKKLEIADDEGRVVTGTDLDSLGSSDIPEFLRKVDEGRVFARVSPLQKLQIVNAMIRNGHFVAVTGDGVNDAPALRRANIGVAMGSGSDVAKDTSSMIVTDDDFSSIVSGIEEGRFAYDNIRKVTYLLISTGFAEIILFTLALLFGLPLPLFAVQLLWLNLVTNGIQDVALAFEKGEPETMSRPPRRPDEGVFNRLMVRQTVLSGMVIGIIAFSTWFWLLHEGWDEALARSMLVLLMVLLENFHALNCRSEYRSLFSIPLRNNYLLIGGIVMAQAVQIAAMNIPFMQEVLQIGPVSLADWAVFLTLASLVLVVMEIFKWNMRRQGHPGSGRQDGDRPSAPGI; this comes from the coding sequence ATGGACGAGGACCTGCGAGGAAATGAACGGATCTCCTGGCATTCGCGCCCCATCGAAGAGGTTTATGAGCGTCTCTGCACCGGGCCTTCGGGGCTGTCGGAAGATGAGGCAGAAAAACGGCTGGAACAGTACGGCCCCAACGTCCTCCCCGCGAAGAAGCCCCCGGGTGTCCTGATCCTCTTCCTCCGCCAATTCAAAAGCCCGCTAATCTATATTCTCCTGATAGCCGCCGTAATATCCTATCTGCTGCAGGATGTCAAGGACGCGGCATTTATCCTCCTGGTAGTAATGCTCAATGCCGCTATCGGACTTGTGCAGGAGTGGAAAGCCGAACAGAGCGCACACAAGCTCGAGAAGCTCCTGCACATCACGGCACAGGTCCATCGAGCCGGGCACGACCGGCGGGTTGACGCCACCCTGCTGGTCCCGGGCGACCTGGTCTCCCTGGAATCGGGCGACCGGGTACCGGCAGACCTGCGCCTTACCCATTCCGCCCACCTTTCGGTCGACGAGTCGATTCTCACGGGTGAATCGATAACGGTGGAGAAGTCCCTTCCGGTCCTGCCCGGATCGACACCCCTCCCGCAAAGGTCCAACATGGTCTTTGGCGGGACCACAGTCACCAGCGGGCGAGGGGCAGGGGTTGTCACCGCTACCGGAATGCAGAGCGAGGTAGGGGCTATCGCCGAAGCCGTCGCCACCACCGAAGCTGCGAAACCGCCATTGATCGCCAGGATGGAACGGTTTTCCCTCCGGATAGGACTACTCGTGGTGGGCGCGAGTGTCCTGATGGCTGCGATATCCCTCTCTCGTGGAGCCCCTCTCGCGGAAGTGTTCTTTCTCGCGGTAGCGCTGGCAGTGTCGGCGATCCCTGAAGGACTTCCCGTAGCCATTACCGTAGCCCTCTCCATAGGCGCTTCACGGATGGCGGAACGAAACGTCATAATTCGCCGGCTCGCCGCGGTCGAGAGCCTGGGAAGCTGCACGATGATCGCCACGGATAAGACCGGGACCCTCACTGTGAATCAGCAGACGGTTACCAGGATAATTCTCCCCACGGGTTCGGAATTTTCAGTCACCGGTACGGGATATTCGGGATCCGGATCAATCCTCTCCCCCGAGTCGGCGCCTCCCGGAGAAGAGGACCTGGAACGGATAAAGAAAATGGCGCGAGCAGCGGCGATCTGCAACGAGGGAAGTCTGTACTCTGAGGGAGACCGCTGGATCTCCTCCGGCGATGCGATGGATGTGGCGCTCCTCGCGTACGGGTATAAAGCCGGGATCGAACCCGACCGGGTACGGGGCGATCTCCAGATTCTTCACGAAATTCCCTATGAACCGGAACGACGGTACCAGGCTGTATACTTCCGTGAGGACGGGCAGGTCAGGATCGCGGTAAAGGGGGCGGTAGAGACGCTTATTCCGTATTGCGTATCATCCGGAGGGAAGGAGTGGGATGCTCCCCGCGATACCGCGACCGTCGAGGTCTTGCACCGATCCCTTACCCGCCAGGGATTCCGGGTGCTGGCGGTTGCGGAGGGCACTCTTCCGGAACTTCCCCCGGAACCACTGGAACTCGAGGTCGTCCGTCCGCCACTCACCCTGCTGGGGCTCGCGGGGTTTATCGATCCTCTCAGGCCGGATGTCCCCGATGCGGTCAAGCGGTGCAGGAACGCGGGGATCGAAGTGGCGATGATCACCGGGGATCATCCCGATACCGCGCTTGCTATCGCCAAAAAACTGGAGATCGCCGACGACGAGGGGCGGGTGGTGACCGGTACAGACCTTGATTCCCTCGGTTCATCGGATATCCCCGAATTCCTCCGTAAGGTCGATGAAGGCCGGGTTTTTGCCCGGGTGAGCCCGCTGCAGAAACTCCAGATCGTAAACGCCATGATCAGGAACGGCCATTTCGTCGCGGTTACCGGGGACGGGGTGAACGATGCCCCAGCGCTCCGGAGAGCGAATATCGGGGTGGCGATGGGCAGCGGGAGCGATGTGGCGAAAGACACCTCTTCCATGATCGTGACCGACGATGATTTCTCATCGATCGTATCCGGAATCGAAGAAGGGCGCTTTGCCTACGACAACATAAGGAAGGTGACCTATCTTCTCATCTCCACAGGGTTTGCAGAGATCATTCTCTTTACGCTCGCACTCCTGTTCGGGCTCCCCCTCCCTCTCTTCGCCGTACAGTTGCTCTGGCTGAACCTTGTGACCAACGGGATACAGGACGTTGCGCTCGCGTTCGAGAAAGGAGAACCCGAGACCATGTCCCGGCCGCCCAGGAGACCTGACGAGGGGGTATTCAATCGCCTCATGGTCCGGCAGACGGTCCTTTCCGGGATGGTGATCGGAATCATCGCGTTCTCCACGTGGTTCTGGCTGCTCCACGAAGGATGGGACGAAGCATTGGCAAGGAGCATGCTGGTGCTGCTCATGGTGCTCCTTGAAAACTTCCATGCCCTGAATTGCAGGTCGGAGTACCGGTCTCTCTTCAGCATTCCGCTCCGGAACAATTACCTCCTCATAGGCGGGATCGTCATGGCACAGGCGGTACAGATCGCAGCGATGAATATCCCTTTTATGCAGGAGGTACTCCAGATCGGCCCGGTCTCACTCGCTGACTGGGCCGTTTTCCTAACCCTTGCCTCCCTGGTCCTGGTGGTGATGGAGATTTTCAAGTGGAACATGAGAAGACAGGGACATCCGGGGAGCGGCAGGCAGGACGGAGACAGGCCGTCGGCTCCTGGGATCTAG
- the rbr gene encoding rubrerythrin encodes MELKGSRTEKNLLAAFAGESQARTRYSFFASVAKKEGYEQISAIFLETSDNEKEHAKLFFTHLMGGMVEISAAYPGGVIGSTAQNLRAGADGEHFEWGTLYPGFGDTAEKEGFPDVANTFRQVAKVESYHERRYRKLLEDVEEDRVFKRDTPVHWKCRNCGFVLESTSAPLNCPVCTHPRAYFELWCENY; translated from the coding sequence ATGGAACTGAAAGGCAGCCGGACGGAGAAGAACCTCCTCGCCGCATTCGCCGGGGAGTCCCAGGCCCGGACCCGGTACTCGTTCTTTGCGAGCGTCGCGAAGAAAGAGGGATACGAACAGATATCCGCGATCTTCCTCGAGACCTCCGACAACGAGAAGGAGCATGCGAAGCTCTTTTTTACCCACCTGATGGGCGGAATGGTGGAAATATCCGCCGCCTATCCCGGAGGGGTCATCGGCAGCACCGCACAGAACCTCAGGGCAGGAGCAGACGGGGAGCATTTCGAATGGGGCACGCTTTATCCCGGCTTTGGCGATACTGCCGAAAAAGAAGGGTTTCCGGACGTTGCCAATACCTTCAGGCAGGTGGCGAAGGTGGAGTCCTACCACGAACGCCGTTACCGAAAACTCCTCGAGGATGTTGAGGAGGACCGCGTATTCAAGCGAGACACCCCGGTCCATTGGAAATGCAGGAATTGCGGGTTTGTCCTGGAGAGCACTTCGGCCCCCCTCAACTGCCCGGTCTGCACGCATCCACGGGCATACTTCGAACTGTGGTGCGAGAATTACTGA